Within the Saccharopolyspora gloriosae genome, the region TGCGCCCGTCGGAACCGAGGAACACCGGGTCGTCGTCGAGGTAGCAGCGCAGCGAGTAGAACTCGCCCTGACCTGTGATGATCCGGATCGGGTCGATGCCGATCTCGCCCCAGAAGCCGGGCTCGGATTCCTCGTCCACCGGGTCCACATCGGACTCGGAGTCGGTCTGTTCGGCCTCGTCGTGCTCCAGGGCCTCGGCGAGCTCGGTCTCCGCGGTGGCCACGGCGTCCGCGGGCACCTCCGGAGTGCTCACGACGGAGTCGAGCGCGTCGAGCAGCTCGTCCCAGCGCTCGGCGACCACGGCGCACAGCTCGGACCAGCGCTTCTGCCCGTCCTTGCCGGTGAACACGAGGGTGCCCTGGTCGAGCAGGCTGAAGCCGTCCGCCGCGTCGAGGACCTCGTGCACGGTGTCCAGTTCGCACACGTCGGCCAGCGAGCGCGCGATCTCCACGATGTCGTGCAGCTCGTTGATCGCCCAGACGTCCGGCGTCTCGGCCACCAGCTCGGGCACGCCCACCAGGTCGAACTGGTGATCCTCGTCCGGATTCAGCTCGACCGCCGACAACGCGGGAACCACGTGCCAGGCGGGGTGATCGTCGAGGTCGTGTTCGCGTGCGGTGCGCACGAACGCGGCGAGCCTCGCGGCGTCGGGGAACGCGTAGAGGTCCTCCTCGTGGCCGAGGAAGGCCTCCCAGTCCTCGCCGTCCTCCCGCCATCGCGGTGCCCACAAGGTGACCACGTCACCTTGTGGTAGCCCCAGTTCGATGGGGACGATGTCCTGCGCCATCTTCCTACCTCCGGTCGCCGAACCAGACGTCCGCGAAGCCTACGGGTTGCCCGACGCACGCCTGCCGTCCGGTCGGGCTGCCTACCGTATCGACCTTGTCGAGCCGGTTCGCAACCACTGGGGTCGCCACGGTCGTCCGAGGTGAGAAGCGGCGCGGTCACGGTTGGCGGTACCGGCGCCCCGTCGCCCCGTCGATCATGATGCGAATGGATGTCACGGAGCTGTGGACGAGAATCGTGCTTTGGTTGGGTGAGCACGCCCCGGTGACCGCAGCGGCCCTGCTTCCGCCTTCCGCGCCACCGGATTTCGCCGAGCTGGAAACGGAATTCGAGATCCGGTTGCCGGAGGAGCTGCGGGAGTGGTGGACCAGCTGTGGCGGCACCGACGGTGACGTCCTCGCCGATGTGCTGCCGCCGTTCTACACGCCCTACAGCGCGCAGCGCGCGTGGGAAGTGTGGAGCGGGCACCGCAAGATCTGGGCGGCGCAGTGGGAACGTCCCGCGTGCGACTACTACGCGGGCTCGCCGG harbors:
- a CDS encoding primosomal protein; the encoded protein is MAQDIVPIELGLPQGDVVTLWAPRWREDGEDWEAFLGHEEDLYAFPDAARLAAFVRTAREHDLDDHPAWHVVPALSAVELNPDEDHQFDLVGVPELVAETPDVWAINELHDIVEIARSLADVCELDTVHEVLDAADGFSLLDQGTLVFTGKDGQKRWSELCAVVAERWDELLDALDSVVSTPEVPADAVATAETELAEALEHDEAEQTDSESDVDPVDEESEPGFWGEIGIDPIRIITGQGEFYSLRCYLDDDPVFLGSDGRIDVFGSPRALARFLAEGEALEDNDLARVATWPQVTQRATGGELEIEVDPDNSYAFTGLDDDLAAGPSEVDPNQLDLAEELLLDAAAWADDKTVDEALQPSERLGWLVSFVLRPSPNRLPPSPPFDAEVAAWRELVTQFEDQRLRKH
- a CDS encoding SMI1/KNR4 family protein, with protein sequence MLWLGEHAPVTAAALLPPSAPPDFAELETEFEIRLPEELREWWTSCGGTDGDVLADVLPPFYTPYSAQRAWEVWSGHRKIWAAQWERPACDYYAGSPGSSYHPAWIPIAGDGFADELVVDLRPGPMRGCVLEWEQEAGQVQRPEWRSISAMLTDVHRSLTEGASAGHSHPTVTEDGRLDWQIR